The following are from one region of the Sandaracinus amylolyticus genome:
- a CDS encoding hybrid sensor histidine kinase/response regulator, with the protein MFDPSLRGQRIAHAYAQMPGALAGSATVTTLFAITACGTGGSVHLSWWIVLQVLAIAANVAILVAYRRGRFEAHRALWARRWGTLVIGIGWGIGGLVWPMHDEFGTGIAMSFCLAGLAASATSTLAADPTGYAMFAITALGPDVAASAGPRWWTAGLLAAFLCASFFMVWQNAVVLRAALSLRFENAELLARAIEDREAAEEARARAESAATAKTRFLAAASHDLRQPLQALSLFVDVLATEPPVPEARRRGAVDALVRTVHALRAMLEGLLDLSRLDAGIVVAEPQVVSLAPLVGEVIAALHDEADARGVTLSAAGPELDVRADPALLARVAHNLAANAVRHGGRGRVLIATRRRGDRAWLQIFDQGPGIPDEARERIFEEFVQLGNPERDRTKGLGLGLSMVQRICELAGWTLSLRSEVGRGSVFTVELPLATSEPVREPRPSVPPASRALRILLVDDDVLVRQALEGWLEQCGCEVHVAGSAEEALETLRTGCEPDAVVSDLRLPGALSGADLADRIARPLILLTGDVDVPEEHGAAMVLRKPVSGPTLWATLTETIERGANGRQRAV; encoded by the coding sequence ATGTTCGATCCCAGTCTCCGCGGGCAGCGCATCGCGCACGCGTACGCGCAGATGCCAGGCGCGCTCGCGGGCTCGGCGACGGTGACGACGCTCTTCGCGATCACCGCGTGCGGCACCGGCGGAAGCGTGCACCTGTCGTGGTGGATCGTGCTGCAGGTGCTGGCGATCGCGGCGAACGTCGCGATCCTCGTCGCGTACCGGCGCGGTCGCTTCGAGGCGCATCGCGCGCTGTGGGCGCGGCGCTGGGGCACGCTCGTCATCGGGATCGGCTGGGGCATCGGCGGGCTCGTGTGGCCCATGCACGACGAGTTCGGCACCGGCATCGCGATGTCGTTCTGCCTCGCGGGGCTCGCCGCGTCGGCGACCAGCACGCTCGCCGCCGATCCGACCGGCTACGCGATGTTCGCGATCACCGCGCTCGGCCCCGACGTCGCGGCGTCCGCAGGGCCGCGGTGGTGGACCGCGGGATTGCTCGCGGCGTTCCTCTGCGCGTCGTTCTTCATGGTCTGGCAGAACGCGGTGGTGCTGCGCGCCGCGCTCTCGCTGCGCTTCGAGAACGCCGAGCTCCTCGCGCGCGCGATCGAGGATCGCGAGGCCGCCGAGGAGGCCCGCGCGCGGGCCGAGTCCGCGGCGACCGCGAAGACGCGCTTCCTCGCCGCCGCGAGCCACGATCTGCGTCAGCCGCTGCAGGCGCTCTCGCTCTTCGTCGACGTGCTCGCGACCGAGCCACCGGTGCCCGAGGCGCGTCGTCGCGGCGCGGTCGACGCGCTCGTGCGCACGGTGCACGCGCTGCGCGCGATGCTCGAAGGGCTGCTCGATCTCTCGCGGCTCGACGCGGGGATCGTCGTCGCAGAGCCCCAGGTCGTGTCGCTCGCGCCGCTCGTCGGCGAGGTGATCGCAGCGCTGCACGACGAGGCGGACGCGCGCGGCGTGACGCTGAGCGCGGCGGGCCCCGAGCTCGACGTGCGCGCCGATCCCGCGCTGCTCGCGCGGGTCGCGCACAACCTCGCGGCGAACGCGGTGCGGCACGGCGGGCGCGGTCGCGTGCTGATCGCGACGCGTCGTCGCGGCGATCGCGCGTGGCTCCAGATCTTCGATCAGGGCCCGGGAATTCCGGACGAAGCGCGCGAGCGCATCTTCGAGGAGTTCGTGCAGCTCGGGAACCCCGAGCGCGATCGCACCAAGGGGCTCGGACTCGGGCTCTCGATGGTGCAGCGCATCTGCGAGCTCGCGGGATGGACGCTCTCGCTGCGCAGCGAGGTGGGGCGCGGGAGCGTGTTCACCGTCGAGCTCCCGCTCGCGACGAGCGAGCCGGTGCGCGAGCCGAGGCCGAGCGTGCCGCCCGCGTCGCGCGCCCTGCGGATCCTGCTCGTCGACGACGACGTGCTGGTGCGCCAGGCGCTCGAGGGATGGCTCGAGCAGTGCGGCTGCGAGGTGCACGTCGCGGGGAGCGCGGAGGAAGCGCTCGAGACGCTGCGCACGGGATGCGAGCCCGACGCGGTGGTCAGCGATCTGCGGCTGCCGGGCGCGCTCAGCGGCGCCGATCTCGCAGATCGGATCGCGCGACCGCTGATCCTGCTGACCGGCGACGTCGACGTGCCCGAGGAGCACGGCGCCGCGATGGTGCTGCGCAAGCCGGTGAGCGGCCCGACGCTGTGGGCGACGCTCACCGAGACGATCGAGCGAGGAGCGAACGGACGGCAGCGCGCCGTGTGA
- a CDS encoding toxin TcdB middle/N-terminal domain-containing protein, whose product MHRATAIAIVVGVVLASATVRAQTGVSDDRVSLPEGPGSIEGLGDNATVDPNMGQMSYAVPIRVPRGFPGVTPDLALRYGSGSGSGIAGMGWSLAVPSIERLTLRGLPSYDADDEFVANGGEQLVRVASPTRDPVYRARFEGAFVRYTWHGAGAAGYWTAEYPDGRVGYFGASAEGVIDPDARLTGPAGQTFRYHLVELVDVHGHRVRYGYQRIGGVPYLRSIGYVHAGSTPRYAIELRYEPRPDPISDAKPGFEERVAQRLASVRISAGGEVIRTYVLHYQDVRDAGGASRLARVEQLGRGGMRDEVELTFGYSRALGAACATCDRPYVVDMGTLPNAGSIGTGDATLVDLDGDTLPDVVDSSQDGPHRFVFTRLDASGAARFDPEPITSRVGERSGFRLSQPQVQLLDIDGDGFADLVNNVTGRALCNRGRGDWSEDGCLFDGASGIDFPEDAPGDADPRATRFLDVDADRRIDVLHTSSTQTTTVQRNTGTGFEPMAAQPIGALFDTDRLLLADLNGDGMLDPTSVGDEGEVRYRLNLGFARWGEWTLMDGPAVDRSVVELLALEDVNADGLDDLVLVAGSTVQYALNRHGRFDDFATITNEQVDGGLPARGPRDTVLFADMNGNGTRDVVWIEPAGRVRYLELFVSPPHLLSRIENGVGMVQEIAYGTTLDQRLATGGETWAHPLPFAMNVVVRYDTWVTLTGLHEVQTYRYANGFYDGEERQLRGFAWVEQRLAPDGAHDTQEAGRTVREFDVGDRDPYRAGRLLVERSFSGDAPERALRETHVGYDDCDVAEATPLRSPFAVRHVCEIQRDVVLQEGAPAAEWATLRTTRAYDGYGNVVREAQLGVVSRGGVACGVCTRGADAFGEACGEQCLGDEQYVDTTYVAPGASTDGRWILGRPVTVRRFGREGGEASEESISYDGDPFVGLPPGRLTRGLPTRVTARRDADVVIEQARRAFDEHGNTIVEIDPNGSPDDATTHRRSHVYDPTGLRVVRTDVHLVSPEGEPYRLRREYSYEPAFDQISDATSWMLVQGETIRSARHVTSHRYDGLGRRIAIVKPGDTFAAPTMEISWELGAPASRIRIRERSVQGGPLDLERVQCLDGRGRAFQERHALGDGRWQVSGFRTLNARGAPVREHQPHLATSDDCSIEPPSDVAFETVRYDASGREIRRTLPDASIYGEPSIRETQYLPLAQIDHDEEDLDPASPHAGTPTITRSNGLGLTVAIERRLAPEGSGPTTRFEHDGLGRVVALIDPAGHRKTQRLDRLGRTLEIDDPSSGLTTFEHDDAGNVIARTDARGVVTRIAYDGANRPSAQWDDARREETELRFRYDLAATCDPRDCTHAEGQLVEVSYPLPERLVARMGGDVRGVDRFGFDARGQRVLEQRTVGGFDYRTRYTWDDAGRPVLVVHPDGRRVSTTYDGASRPIAIDGVVAEVAYEARGRERSVRFENGALDSFEHDARMRIVARRTTTRAGEALADFGYEYDRAGNVERAHDDATLLGAPWSAEYEHDAWYRVTSARFEREGEEELQSWSYDTVDDVVSATSSLGAASAAHLGELAYDATRPNTIVRAGAITFEHDDAGQLVRRGDTALEWDHLGRLVRARRDGEVIVELAYGPAMTPVATIEGDAVTLYVTRDFEVRDGVGVLYTRLGERRVARATSVALAPIVLDDVAPLVDPDGAITAADARALEVAGAGARAGVLLRSACRRLLVEAGDAFATLHTDHLGSVIGAIDADGAARGRRRFRLPAGAASESGYVDTRGFSGQEELQGLDLVRFEQRWLEPTTLRWTRPDPAFHAPRALPAALVGEAVDAYAYVGNGLVSRVDPRGLTGRQVVANAGWALHRLVTGDHGAARVSRMHREHGGLERWLQGEILFAAEGDGDLRVRLERPAYEEDGDLRADFIFRDGAGRYPIVAELKVQGGDRNTASFLRGVDKDATKLLTIDPLGRASLVGMQMVGVHANLDREDGWIHVGTVHTGVAPPGSRTGGDLKFYYRTVMPEGVPAHADF is encoded by the coding sequence GTGCATCGCGCGACCGCGATCGCGATCGTGGTCGGTGTGGTGCTCGCGAGCGCGACGGTGCGCGCGCAGACCGGCGTGTCCGACGATCGCGTGAGCCTGCCCGAGGGCCCCGGATCGATCGAAGGGCTCGGCGACAACGCGACCGTCGATCCGAACATGGGTCAGATGAGCTACGCGGTGCCGATCCGCGTGCCCCGGGGATTCCCCGGCGTCACGCCGGATCTCGCGCTGCGCTACGGCTCGGGCAGCGGGAGCGGCATCGCGGGCATGGGGTGGTCGCTCGCGGTGCCGAGCATCGAGCGCCTCACGCTGCGCGGTCTGCCCTCGTACGACGCCGACGACGAATTCGTCGCGAACGGCGGCGAGCAGCTGGTGCGCGTCGCGTCGCCCACGCGCGACCCGGTCTATCGCGCACGCTTCGAGGGCGCGTTCGTGCGCTACACGTGGCACGGCGCGGGCGCAGCGGGCTACTGGACCGCGGAGTACCCCGACGGACGCGTCGGCTACTTCGGCGCGAGCGCGGAGGGCGTGATCGATCCCGACGCGCGCCTCACGGGCCCCGCGGGGCAGACGTTCCGCTATCACCTCGTCGAGCTCGTCGACGTGCACGGGCACCGCGTGCGCTACGGCTACCAGCGCATCGGCGGCGTGCCGTACCTGCGCTCGATCGGCTACGTGCACGCGGGATCGACGCCGCGCTACGCGATCGAGCTGCGCTACGAGCCGCGCCCCGATCCGATCTCCGACGCCAAGCCGGGGTTCGAAGAGCGCGTCGCGCAGCGCCTCGCGAGCGTGCGCATCTCGGCGGGCGGCGAGGTAATCCGCACCTACGTGCTGCACTACCAGGACGTGCGCGACGCAGGCGGCGCGTCGCGGCTCGCGCGCGTGGAGCAGCTCGGTCGCGGCGGCATGCGCGACGAGGTCGAGCTGACGTTCGGCTACTCGCGCGCGCTCGGCGCCGCATGCGCGACGTGTGATCGCCCGTACGTCGTCGACATGGGCACGCTGCCGAACGCCGGGTCGATCGGCACCGGCGACGCGACGCTCGTCGATCTCGACGGAGACACGCTGCCCGACGTCGTCGACTCGTCGCAGGACGGTCCGCATCGCTTCGTGTTCACGCGCCTCGATGCGAGCGGCGCCGCGCGCTTCGACCCCGAGCCGATCACGAGCCGCGTCGGCGAGCGCAGCGGGTTCCGGCTCTCGCAGCCCCAGGTGCAGCTGCTCGACATCGACGGCGACGGGTTCGCCGATCTCGTGAACAACGTCACCGGACGCGCGCTGTGCAACCGCGGTCGCGGCGACTGGAGCGAGGACGGCTGTCTCTTCGACGGCGCATCGGGCATCGACTTCCCCGAGGACGCGCCGGGCGACGCGGACCCGCGCGCCACGCGCTTCCTCGACGTCGACGCCGATCGGCGCATCGACGTGCTCCACACCTCGAGCACGCAGACGACGACGGTGCAGCGCAACACCGGCACCGGGTTCGAGCCCATGGCCGCGCAGCCGATCGGCGCGCTCTTCGACACCGATCGCCTGTTGCTCGCGGACCTGAACGGCGACGGGATGCTCGACCCGACGTCGGTGGGCGACGAAGGCGAGGTCCGCTATCGGCTCAACCTCGGCTTCGCGCGGTGGGGCGAGTGGACGCTGATGGACGGCCCCGCGGTCGATCGCTCGGTCGTCGAGCTGCTGGCCCTCGAGGACGTGAACGCCGACGGGCTCGACGATCTCGTGCTCGTCGCGGGCAGCACCGTGCAGTACGCGCTCAACCGCCACGGGCGCTTCGACGACTTCGCGACGATCACGAACGAGCAGGTCGACGGAGGTCTGCCCGCGCGTGGTCCGCGCGACACCGTCCTCTTCGCCGACATGAACGGCAACGGCACGCGCGACGTCGTGTGGATCGAGCCGGCGGGCCGCGTTCGTTACCTCGAGCTCTTCGTGTCGCCGCCGCACCTCCTGAGCCGCATCGAGAACGGCGTCGGCATGGTGCAGGAGATCGCGTACGGCACGACGCTCGATCAGCGCCTCGCGACCGGAGGCGAGACGTGGGCCCATCCGCTGCCCTTCGCGATGAACGTCGTCGTCCGCTACGACACGTGGGTCACGCTCACCGGCCTGCACGAGGTGCAGACCTATCGCTACGCGAACGGCTTCTACGACGGCGAGGAGCGACAGCTCCGCGGCTTCGCGTGGGTCGAGCAGCGGCTCGCGCCGGATGGCGCGCACGACACCCAGGAGGCGGGCCGCACGGTGCGCGAATTCGACGTCGGCGATCGCGATCCGTACCGCGCCGGACGTCTGCTCGTGGAGCGCTCGTTCTCCGGCGACGCGCCGGAGCGCGCGCTGCGCGAGACGCACGTCGGCTACGACGACTGCGACGTCGCGGAGGCGACCCCGCTGCGCTCGCCGTTCGCGGTGCGCCACGTCTGCGAGATCCAGCGCGACGTCGTGCTGCAAGAGGGCGCGCCCGCCGCGGAGTGGGCCACGCTGCGCACCACGCGCGCCTACGACGGATACGGCAACGTCGTGCGCGAGGCGCAGCTCGGCGTGGTGAGCCGCGGCGGCGTGGCGTGCGGCGTGTGCACCCGCGGTGCGGACGCGTTCGGTGAGGCGTGTGGCGAGCAGTGCCTCGGCGACGAGCAGTACGTCGACACGACCTACGTGGCGCCGGGCGCGAGCACCGACGGGCGCTGGATCCTCGGTCGTCCCGTCACCGTGCGTCGCTTCGGGCGCGAGGGCGGCGAGGCGAGCGAAGAGTCGATCTCCTACGACGGCGATCCCTTCGTCGGCCTGCCCCCGGGGCGCCTCACGCGCGGCCTCCCCACCCGCGTCACCGCGCGTCGCGACGCCGACGTCGTGATCGAGCAGGCGCGGCGCGCGTTCGACGAGCACGGCAACACCATCGTCGAGATCGATCCGAACGGCTCACCCGACGACGCCACCACCCACCGGCGCAGTCACGTGTACGACCCGACCGGACTGCGCGTGGTGCGCACCGACGTGCACCTCGTCTCGCCCGAGGGCGAGCCGTACCGACTGCGGCGCGAGTACAGCTACGAGCCCGCGTTCGATCAGATCAGCGACGCGACGAGCTGGATGCTCGTGCAGGGCGAGACGATCCGCTCGGCGCGTCACGTCACGAGCCATCGCTACGACGGGCTCGGCCGGCGCATCGCGATCGTGAAGCCGGGCGACACCTTCGCCGCGCCGACGATGGAGATCTCGTGGGAGCTCGGCGCGCCCGCGAGCCGCATCCGGATCCGCGAGCGCTCGGTGCAGGGCGGCCCGCTCGACCTCGAGCGCGTGCAGTGCCTCGACGGACGCGGTCGCGCGTTCCAGGAGCGCCATGCGCTCGGCGACGGGCGCTGGCAGGTGAGCGGCTTCCGCACGCTCAACGCGCGCGGCGCGCCGGTGCGCGAGCACCAACCGCACCTCGCGACGAGCGACGACTGCTCGATCGAGCCGCCGTCCGACGTCGCGTTCGAGACGGTGCGCTACGACGCGAGCGGGCGCGAGATCCGCCGCACGCTGCCCGACGCGTCGATCTACGGCGAGCCCTCGATCCGCGAGACGCAGTACCTGCCGCTCGCGCAGATCGATCACGACGAGGAAGACCTCGATCCTGCGAGCCCGCACGCCGGCACGCCGACCATCACGCGCTCGAACGGGCTCGGCCTCACCGTCGCGATCGAGCGACGCCTCGCGCCCGAGGGATCCGGCCCGACGACGCGCTTCGAGCACGACGGGCTCGGCCGTGTCGTCGCGCTGATCGATCCCGCCGGGCACCGCAAGACGCAGCGCCTCGATCGGCTCGGCCGCACGCTCGAGATCGACGATCCGAGCTCCGGGCTCACGACGTTCGAGCACGACGACGCGGGCAACGTCATCGCGCGCACCGACGCGCGCGGCGTGGTGACGCGCATCGCGTACGACGGCGCGAACCGTCCGTCGGCCCAGTGGGACGACGCGCGTCGCGAGGAGACCGAGCTGCGCTTCCGCTACGACCTCGCGGCGACGTGCGATCCGCGCGACTGCACCCACGCGGAGGGTCAGCTCGTCGAGGTCTCGTATCCGCTGCCGGAGCGCCTCGTCGCGCGGATGGGCGGCGACGTGCGCGGCGTCGATCGCTTCGGCTTCGACGCGCGCGGACAGCGCGTGCTCGAGCAGCGCACGGTCGGAGGCTTCGACTACCGGACGCGCTACACGTGGGACGACGCGGGCCGCCCGGTGCTCGTGGTGCATCCCGACGGACGGCGCGTGAGCACCACGTACGACGGAGCGTCGCGCCCGATCGCGATCGACGGCGTGGTCGCGGAGGTCGCGTACGAGGCGCGGGGACGGGAGCGCAGCGTGCGCTTCGAGAACGGCGCGCTCGACTCGTTCGAGCACGACGCGCGCATGCGCATCGTCGCGCGGCGCACCACCACGCGCGCCGGCGAAGCGCTCGCGGACTTCGGGTACGAGTACGACCGCGCGGGCAACGTCGAGCGCGCGCACGACGACGCCACGCTCCTCGGTGCGCCGTGGTCCGCGGAGTACGAGCACGACGCGTGGTATCGCGTCACGAGCGCGCGCTTCGAGCGCGAGGGCGAGGAAGAGCTCCAGTCGTGGTCGTACGACACCGTCGACGACGTGGTCTCCGCTACGTCGAGCCTCGGCGCGGCGAGCGCGGCGCACCTCGGCGAGCTCGCGTACGACGCGACGCGACCGAACACGATCGTGCGCGCGGGCGCGATCACGTTCGAGCACGACGACGCCGGACAGCTGGTGCGCCGCGGCGACACCGCGCTCGAGTGGGATCACCTCGGACGTCTCGTGCGCGCGCGCCGCGACGGCGAGGTGATCGTCGAGCTCGCATACGGCCCCGCGATGACGCCGGTCGCGACGATCGAGGGCGACGCGGTCACGCTCTACGTGACGCGCGACTTCGAGGTGCGCGACGGAGTGGGCGTGCTCTACACGCGCCTCGGTGAGCGACGGGTGGCGCGCGCGACGTCGGTCGCGCTCGCGCCGATCGTGCTCGACGACGTGGCGCCGCTCGTCGATCCCGACGGCGCGATCACCGCGGCCGACGCGCGTGCGCTCGAGGTCGCAGGCGCCGGCGCGCGCGCGGGCGTGCTGCTGCGCAGCGCGTGCCGCCGGTTGCTCGTCGAGGCGGGCGATGCGTTCGCGACGCTGCACACCGATCATCTGGGGAGCGTGATCGGTGCGATCGACGCGGACGGAGCCGCGCGCGGGCGCCGTCGGTTCCGCCTCCCCGCCGGCGCAGCGAGCGAGTCGGGCTACGTCGACACCCGCGGCTTCAGCGGACAGGAGGAGCTCCAAGGCCTCGATCTGGTGCGCTTCGAGCAGCGCTGGCTCGAGCCCACGACGCTCCGTTGGACCCGCCCCGATCCCGCGTTCCACGCGCCCCGCGCGCTGCCCGCGGCGCTCGTCGGCGAAGCGGTCGACGCCTATGCGTACGTCGGCAACGGCCTCGTCAGCCGCGTCGATCCGCGCGGGCTCACCGGACGACAGGTCGTCGCGAACGCGGGCTGGGCGCTCCATCGATTGGTCACCGGCGACCACGGTGCGGCGCGCGTCTCGCGGATGCACCGCGAGCACGGCGGGCTCGAGCGATGGCTGCAGGGCGAGATCCTCTTCGCCGCCGAAGGAGACGGCGATCTCCGCGTCAGGCTCGAGCGCCCGGCGTACGAAGAGGACGGCGACCTGCGCGCCGACTTCATCTTCCGCGACGGTGCGGGGCGGTACCCGATCGTGGCGGAGCTGAAGGTGCAGGGAGGTGATCGCAACACGGCCAGCTTCCTCCGCGGCGTCGACAAGGACGCGACGAAGCTCCTGACCATCGATCCCCTCGGACGCGCGAGCTTGGTGGGGATGCAGATGGTCGGCGTGCACGCGAACCTCGATCGCGAGGACGGCTGGATCCACGTGGGCACGGTCCACACGGGAGTGGCTCCGCCCGGGAGCAGGACCGGTGGTGATCTCAAGTTCTATTACCGGACCGTGATGCCGGAGGGCGTCCCGGCGCACGCGGACTTCTGA
- a CDS encoding GYF domain-containing protein, with protein MDLVCGGCGARTSAPGERCDRCEPCWYGVLDGTLIGPITRDELARALRAQPGSADAPVWREGVDEWAPAREVPEIVAAIRAAGPSQRAPARALTIPPPPIRDLARRDEITGSGRVDLGALLATSRARPSLPPRPTITAEASVPPTAIPTSVAPRRSASFARGALLGACIVAAVAVAPMLASNAGEHDTAPLAIQVASAPLTPGPMFVEAAPLEHRDVAHQDEVAPPVVRATDEDAPPPLAPPPPPMRVTSSPAPAIRAQPSTLDEPEIVEATPPSEPVVAPPEAAPETSDEEPEHVSSIDALLEAAVDAPTEAEPSDAPSAPAPALPATPDREDVDRALTRAHSAVAACAEHGHGLAMVRITASGDTGRVTSAVVEGPLAGTPAGSCVARAVRGVTFTRFARESLTIEYPFRI; from the coding sequence ATGGATCTCGTCTGCGGAGGGTGCGGTGCGCGCACGAGCGCGCCGGGTGAGCGCTGCGATCGGTGCGAGCCGTGTTGGTACGGCGTGCTCGACGGCACGTTGATCGGGCCCATCACCCGCGACGAGCTCGCCCGCGCGCTGCGCGCGCAGCCGGGCAGCGCCGATGCGCCCGTCTGGCGCGAGGGCGTCGACGAATGGGCGCCCGCGCGTGAGGTCCCGGAGATCGTCGCCGCGATCCGCGCGGCGGGTCCCTCGCAACGAGCGCCCGCACGGGCCCTCACGATCCCGCCGCCGCCGATCCGCGATCTCGCGCGACGCGACGAGATCACCGGCTCGGGTCGCGTCGATCTCGGCGCGCTGCTCGCGACCTCGCGCGCGCGTCCCTCGCTCCCGCCGCGGCCGACCATCACCGCCGAGGCGAGCGTCCCGCCGACGGCGATCCCGACCTCGGTGGCGCCCCGGCGCAGCGCGTCGTTCGCACGCGGAGCGCTGCTGGGCGCCTGCATCGTCGCCGCGGTCGCCGTCGCGCCGATGCTCGCGTCGAACGCCGGCGAGCACGACACGGCGCCGCTCGCGATCCAGGTCGCGAGCGCGCCGCTCACACCGGGTCCGATGTTCGTCGAGGCCGCGCCGCTCGAGCACCGGGACGTGGCCCACCAAGACGAGGTCGCGCCGCCCGTCGTGCGCGCCACCGACGAGGACGCGCCCCCGCCCCTCGCACCTCCTCCGCCTCCGATGCGCGTCACGAGCTCGCCCGCGCCTGCGATCCGCGCGCAGCCGAGCACGCTCGACGAGCCCGAGATCGTCGAAGCGACGCCGCCGAGCGAGCCGGTCGTCGCACCTCCCGAGGCCGCCCCCGAGACCAGCGACGAGGAGCCGGAGCACGTCTCCTCGATCGACGCGCTGCTCGAGGCCGCGGTGGACGCGCCGACCGAGGCCGAGCCGTCGGACGCGCCCTCTGCGCCCGCGCCCGCGCTGCCCGCCACGCCGGATCGCGAGGACGTCGACCGCGCCCTCACGCGCGCTCACTCCGCGGTCGCCGCGTGCGCCGAGCACGGCCACGGCCTCGCGATGGTGCGCATCACCGCGTCGGGCGACACCGGCCGCGTCACGAGCGCCGTCGTCGAAGGACCGCTCGCCGGCACACCCGCGGGCTCGTGCGTCGCGCGTGCGGTGCGCGGCGTCACGTTCACGCGCTTCGCGCGCGAGAGCCTCACGATCGAGTATCCGTTCCGGATCTGA
- a CDS encoding polysaccharide deacetylase family protein — MLSALLGACAGPSPGASDTHDGSVGSTGEDLCEAWVHPPPPARSWCSGLEVMDDLDGRRVAITFDDGPSSRTTPAILGALRAADVPATFFVVGRMLEDARQRELLREIHADPLFDVANHSYTHPDSLMLSVEELESEVHETNEAIRASLGDPCYFPRYYRFPYGSANCRETRAPEAFGMAVAGFDIDVADWCFDEEGRCEASRATWIPPQYLDDMIGFLLARLEEEDGGIVLLHDVMPYTAAVLPELLERVRAAGFTFVRLEELPRLNDAVNPPEPPMCCHGEIH, encoded by the coding sequence ATGCTCTCTGCGCTGCTCGGTGCGTGTGCGGGCCCATCGCCCGGCGCGAGCGACACGCACGACGGCAGCGTCGGCTCGACCGGCGAAGATCTCTGCGAGGCCTGGGTCCACCCGCCACCACCCGCGCGCTCGTGGTGCAGCGGCCTCGAGGTGATGGACGATCTCGACGGACGCCGCGTCGCGATCACGTTCGACGACGGCCCTTCGTCTCGCACCACGCCCGCGATCCTCGGCGCGCTGCGCGCCGCGGACGTGCCCGCGACCTTCTTCGTCGTGGGCCGCATGCTCGAGGACGCGCGACAGCGCGAGCTGCTGCGCGAGATCCACGCGGACCCGCTCTTCGACGTCGCGAATCACTCGTACACGCATCCCGACTCGCTGATGCTGAGCGTCGAAGAGCTCGAGTCGGAGGTGCACGAGACGAACGAGGCGATTCGCGCGTCGCTCGGCGACCCTTGTTATTTCCCGCGCTATTACCGATTTCCCTACGGCTCGGCGAATTGCCGGGAGACGCGCGCGCCCGAGGCGTTCGGGATGGCAGTCGCGGGGTTCGACATCGACGTGGCGGACTGGTGCTTCGACGAAGAAGGTCGCTGCGAGGCCAGCCGCGCGACGTGGATCCCGCCGCAGTACCTCGACGACATGATCGGATTCCTGCTCGCGCGTCTCGAGGAGGAGGACGGTGGGATCGTCCTCCTCCACGACGTGATGCCGTACACCGCGGCGGTGCTGCCCGAGCTGCTCGAGCGCGTGCGCGCGGCGGGGTTCACGTTCGTGCGGCTCGAGGAGCTACCGCGCTTGAACGACGCGGTGAATCCGCCCGAGCCGCCGATGTGCTGCCACGGCGAGATCCACTGA
- the cobU gene encoding bifunctional adenosylcobinamide kinase/adenosylcobinamide-phosphate guanylyltransferase: MSEGRIVLVGGGARSGKSSFALRLARERGERRVFVATAKITDDDMAARIERHRAERPDFRTVEEPIALASAVRAIRDADVVVIDCMTFFVSSLMLAGHDGEAILARVDELTAALKTAPFTSILVTNEVGMSVHPPTELGRRFQDYTGWCHQRLSRAADEVYLAVIGTMLRVRPSPVEAM, translated from the coding sequence ATGAGCGAGGGACGGATCGTGCTCGTCGGTGGTGGTGCGCGCTCGGGGAAGAGCAGCTTCGCGCTGCGCCTGGCGCGAGAGCGCGGTGAGCGGAGGGTGTTCGTGGCGACCGCGAAGATCACCGACGACGACATGGCGGCGCGGATCGAACGTCATCGCGCGGAGCGCCCGGACTTCCGCACCGTGGAGGAGCCGATCGCGCTCGCGAGCGCGGTGCGCGCGATCCGCGACGCGGACGTGGTGGTCATCGACTGCATGACGTTCTTCGTCTCGAGCCTCATGCTCGCGGGCCACGACGGAGAGGCGATCCTCGCGCGCGTCGACGAGCTGACTGCGGCGCTGAAGACCGCGCCGTTCACGTCGATCCTGGTCACCAACGAGGTCGGGATGTCGGTGCACCCGCCGACCGAGCTGGGGCGACGTTTCCAGGACTACACGGGCTGGTGTCATCAGCGCCTGTCGCGCGCGGCCGACGAGGTCTATCTCGCGGTGATCGGGACGATGTTGCGAGTGCGTCCGTCGCCGGTGGAAGCGATGTGA